A stretch of Panthera tigris isolate Pti1 chromosome E2, P.tigris_Pti1_mat1.1, whole genome shotgun sequence DNA encodes these proteins:
- the E2F4 gene encoding transcription factor E2F4 isoform X2 — protein sequence MAEAGPQAPPPPGTPSRHEKSLGLLTTKFVSLLQEAKDGVLDLKLAADTLAVRQKRRIYDITNVLEGIGLIEKKSKNSIQWKGVGPGCNTREIADKLIELKAEIEELQQREQELDKHKVWVQQSIRNVTEDVQNSCLAYVTHEDICRCFAGDTLLAIRAPSGTSLEVPIPEGLNGQKKYQIHLKSVSGPIEVLLVNKEAWSSPPVAVPVPPPEDLLQSPPAVPTPPPLPKPTLAQPQDTSRPSSPHVTSPTPVPGIIEAQGVPGPATEITVSGGPGTNSKDSGELSSLPLGLTALDTRPLQSSALLDSSSSSSSSNSSSSGPNPSTSFEPIKADPTGECMSSELLEELMSSEVFAPLLRLSPPPGDHDYIYNLDESEGVCDLFDVPVLNL from the exons ATGGCGGAGGCCGGGCCGCAAGCGCCGCCTCCCCCGGGCACCCCAAGCCGGCACGAGAAGAGCTTGGGACTTCTCACCACCAAGTTCGTGTCGCTTCTCCAGGAGGCCAAGGATGGTGTGCTTGACCTCAAGCTG GCAGCTGACACCCTTGCCGTGCGCCAGAAGCGGCGGATTTACGACATTACTAACGTGCTGGAAGGTATCGGGCTGATCGAGAAAAAATCCAAGAATAGCATCCAGTGGAA GGGCGTGGGGCCTGGCTGCAATACCCGGGAGATTGCGGACAAGCTGATTGAGCTCAAGGCTGAGATCGAGGAGCTGCAACAGCGGGAGCAAGAATTGGACAAGCACAAAGTGTGGGTGCAGCAGAGCATCCGGAACGTCACAGAGGACGTGCAGAACAGCTG CTTGGCCTACGTGACTCATGAGGACATCTGCAGATGCTTTGCTG GAGATACTCTACTGGCCATCCGGGCCCCATCGGGCACCAGCCTCGAGGTGCCCATCCCAGAG ggCCTCAATGGGCAGAAGAAGTACCAGATTCACCTGAAGAGTGTAAGCGGCCCCATTGAGGTGCTGCTGGTGAACAAGGAGGCATGGAGCTCACCGCCTGTGGCAGTGCCTGTGCCGCCACCTGAAGATCTGCTCCAGAGCCCACCTGCGGTCCCTACCCCTCCACCTCTGCCCAAGCCTaccctggcccagccccaggaTACCTCACGCCCAAGCAGTCCCCATGTGACCAGCCCCACCCCTGTTCCTGGCATCATCGAAGCCCAGGGGGTGCCTGGTCCAGCAACTGAGATCACAG TGAGTGGTGGCCCTGGAACCAATAGCAAGGACAGTGGTGAGCTTAGCTCCCTCCCACTGGGCCTGACAGCACTGGACACCCGGCCGCTACAGTCCTCTGCCCTGCTGgacagtagcagcagcagcagcagcagcaatagcAGCTCATCTGGACCCAACCCTTCTACCTCCTTTGAGCCCATCAAGGCAGACCCCACAGGAG aaTGCATGAGCTCAGAGCTGCTGGAGGAGCTGATGTCTTCAGAAG TGTTTGCCCCTCTCCTCCGCCTTTCTCCACCCCCTGGAGACCACGATTACATCTACAACCTGGACGAGAGTGAAGGTGTCTGTGACCTCTTCGACGTGCCTGTTCTGAATCTCTGA
- the E2F4 gene encoding transcription factor E2F4 isoform X1 — translation MAEAGPQAPPPPGTPSRHEKSLGLLTTKFVSLLQEAKDGVLDLKLAADTLAVRQKRRIYDITNVLEGIGLIEKKSKNSIQWKGVGPGCNTREIADKLIELKAEIEELQQREQELDKHKVWVQQSIRNVTEDVQNSCLAYVTHEDICRCFAGDTLLAIRAPSGTSLEVPIPEGLNGQKKYQIHLKSVSGPIEVLLVNKEAWSSPPVAVPVPPPEDLLQSPPAVPTPPPLPKPTLAQPQDTSRPSSPHVTSPTPVPGIIEAQGVPGPATEITVSGGPGTNSKDSGELSSLPLGLTALDTRPLQSSALLDSSSSSSSSNSSSSGPNPSTSFEPIKADPTGVLELPKELSEIFDPTRECMSSELLEELMSSEVFAPLLRLSPPPGDHDYIYNLDESEGVCDLFDVPVLNL, via the exons ATGGCGGAGGCCGGGCCGCAAGCGCCGCCTCCCCCGGGCACCCCAAGCCGGCACGAGAAGAGCTTGGGACTTCTCACCACCAAGTTCGTGTCGCTTCTCCAGGAGGCCAAGGATGGTGTGCTTGACCTCAAGCTG GCAGCTGACACCCTTGCCGTGCGCCAGAAGCGGCGGATTTACGACATTACTAACGTGCTGGAAGGTATCGGGCTGATCGAGAAAAAATCCAAGAATAGCATCCAGTGGAA GGGCGTGGGGCCTGGCTGCAATACCCGGGAGATTGCGGACAAGCTGATTGAGCTCAAGGCTGAGATCGAGGAGCTGCAACAGCGGGAGCAAGAATTGGACAAGCACAAAGTGTGGGTGCAGCAGAGCATCCGGAACGTCACAGAGGACGTGCAGAACAGCTG CTTGGCCTACGTGACTCATGAGGACATCTGCAGATGCTTTGCTG GAGATACTCTACTGGCCATCCGGGCCCCATCGGGCACCAGCCTCGAGGTGCCCATCCCAGAG ggCCTCAATGGGCAGAAGAAGTACCAGATTCACCTGAAGAGTGTAAGCGGCCCCATTGAGGTGCTGCTGGTGAACAAGGAGGCATGGAGCTCACCGCCTGTGGCAGTGCCTGTGCCGCCACCTGAAGATCTGCTCCAGAGCCCACCTGCGGTCCCTACCCCTCCACCTCTGCCCAAGCCTaccctggcccagccccaggaTACCTCACGCCCAAGCAGTCCCCATGTGACCAGCCCCACCCCTGTTCCTGGCATCATCGAAGCCCAGGGGGTGCCTGGTCCAGCAACTGAGATCACAG TGAGTGGTGGCCCTGGAACCAATAGCAAGGACAGTGGTGAGCTTAGCTCCCTCCCACTGGGCCTGACAGCACTGGACACCCGGCCGCTACAGTCCTCTGCCCTGCTGgacagtagcagcagcagcagcagcagcaatagcAGCTCATCTGGACCCAACCCTTCTACCTCCTTTGAGCCCATCAAGGCAGACCCCACAGGAG TTCTGGAACTCCCCAAAGAACTGTCAGAAATCTTCGATCCCACACGAG aaTGCATGAGCTCAGAGCTGCTGGAGGAGCTGATGTCTTCAGAAG TGTTTGCCCCTCTCCTCCGCCTTTCTCCACCCCCTGGAGACCACGATTACATCTACAACCTGGACGAGAGTGAAGGTGTCTGTGACCTCTTCGACGTGCCTGTTCTGAATCTCTGA
- the ELMO3 gene encoding engulfment and cell motility protein 3 isoform X3, with the protein MAPPRNVVKIAVQMRDAIPQLIRLDQAKPLAAVLKEVCDAWSLVHSERYALQFADGHRKYITENNRTEIKNGSILCLSTAPDLEAERLLGGLQCGSRERRRETLQHLVLLAPDMTFAQEVISRDGLQRLGTIIEDGDDLGELLALALRAFLELMEHGMVSWETLSIPFVRKVVCYVNMNLMDASVQPLALRLLESVTLSSPALGQLVKSEVPLDRLLVHLQVMNQQLQTKAMALLTALLQGASSTERKHMLDYLWQRNLRQFIYKNIIHSAAPLGDEMAHHLYVLQALMLGLLEPRMRTPLDPYSQEQREQLQALRQAAFDPEGESLGTGLSADRRRSLCAREFRKLGFSNSNPAQDLERVPPGLLALDNMLYFSRHAPSAYSRFVLENSSREDKHECPFARSSIQLTVLLCELLRIGEPCSETAQDFSPMFFSQDQSFHELFCVSIQLLNKTWKEMRATQEDFDKVMQVVREQLARTLALKPSSLELFRTKVNALPYGEVLRLRQTERLHQEGTLAPPILELREKLKPELMGLIRQQRLLRLCEGTLFRKISSRRRQDKLWFCCLSPNHKVLQYGDVEEGSSPPTPESLPEQLPVADIKALLTGKDCPHVREKGSGKQNKFHLWTDGLSALLGSPMGSEQTRLDLEQLLTMETKLRLLELENVPIPEQPPPIPPPPTNFNFCYDCSIPEP; encoded by the exons ATGGCGCCCCCGAGGAACGTGGTGAAGATCGCGGTCCAGATGCGTGACGCCATCCCGCAACTCATCCGGCTGGACCAG GCAAAGCCTCTGGCTGCTGTGCTGAAGGAGGTGTGCGACGC GTGGAGCTTGGTTCACTCTGAACGCTATGCCCTGCAGTTTGCTGATGGACATAGGAAATACATCACTGAGAAC AACCGTACAGAGATCAAGAATGGCAGCATCCTGTGCCTCAGCACTGCCCCA gaCCTTGAGGCTGAGCGACTGTTGGGTGGGCTGCAGTGTGGGAGCCGTGAAAGGCGCCGGGAAACTCTGCAGCACCTCGTCTTGCTGGCCCCAGACATGACCTTTGCCCAGGAGGTCATCAGCCGTGATGGGCTTCAGAGACTAGGCACCATCATTGAGGATGGAGATGA CTTAGGGGAATTGCTGGCCCTTGCACTGAGGGCCTTCTTGGAGCTCATGGAACATGGCATGGTGTCTTGGGAGACGCTCAGCATCCCTTTTGTTAGGAAG GTGGTATGCTATGTGAACATGAACTTGATGGATGCATCTGTGCAGCCCCTGGCTCTCAGGCTGTTGGAGAGTGTGACTTtgagcagccctgccctgggacAGCTGGTCAAAAGTGAGGTGCCACTGGATAGGCTGTTGGTACACCTACAGGT GATGAACCAGCAGCTACAAACCAAGGCTATGGCCTTGCTGACAGCCTTGCTGCAGGGGGCCAGCTCTACTGAACGCAAG CACATGCTTGACTACCTGTGGCAGAGAAACCTTCGCCAGTTCATCTATAAG AACATCATCCACAGTGCAGCACCACTGGGCGATGAGATGGCTCATCATTTGTACGTACTGCAGGCCCTTATGTTGGGGCTGCTGGAGCCACGTATGCGGACACCACTGGACCCCTACAGCCAG GAACAGCGGGAGCAGCTGCAGGCCCTGCGCCAGGCTGCCTTTGATCCTGAAGGGGAGTCTTTGGGCACCGGGCTGAGTGCTGACCGTCGCCGTTCCCTCTGTGCCCGCGAGTTTCGAAAACTGGGCTTCTCC AACAGCAACCCTGCACAGGATCTAGAGCGAGTGCCCCCCGGCCTGTTGGCCCTGGACAACATGCTTTACTTCTCCAGACATGCACCTAGTGCTTACAGCCGG TTTGTGTTGGAGAACAGCAGCCGTGAGGACAAGCATGAGTGCCCCTTTGCCCGGAGCAGCATCCAGCTGACTGTGCTGCTGTGTGAGCTGCTCCGCATTGGGGAGCCCT gctccgaaACAGCCCAGGATTTTTCACCCATGTTCTTCAGCCAAGACCAGAGTTTCCATGAGCTCTTCTGTGTGAGCATCCAGCTGCTTAATAAGACCTGGAAGGAGATGCGGGCCACCCAGGAGGACTTTGACAAG GTCATGCAAGTGGTGCGGGAGCAGCTGGCCCGCACGCTGGCCTTGAAGCCCAGCTCCCTGGAGCTTTTCCGAACCAAGGTGAACGCGCTCCCCTACGGGGAGGTCCTGCggctgagacagacagagcggcTGCATCAGGAGGGCACACTGGCCCCTCCCATACT gGAGCTGCGGGAGAAGCTGAAGCCGGAACTCATGGGCCTGATCCGCCAGCAGCGTTTGCTCCGCCTCTGTGAGGGGACACTCTTCCGCAAGATCAGCAGCCGGCGACGCCAGG ACAAGTTGTGGTTCTGCTGCCTGTCCCCTAACCACAAGGTGCTGCAGTATGGGGACGTGGAGGAGGGTTCCAGCCCACCCACCCCTGAGAGCCTACCTGAGCAGC TCCCTGTGGCTGATATCAAGGCACTGCTAACAGGCAAAGACTGCCCCCACGTCCGGGAGAAAGGCTCAGGGAAGCAGAACAAG TTCCACCTGTGGACAGATGGGCTGAGCGCCCTGCTGGGAAGTCCCATGGGTAGTGAGCAGACTCGGCTGGACCTGGAACAGCTGTTGACGATGGAGACCAAGCTGCGGTTGTTGGAGCTGGAGAATGTGCCCATTCCTGAGCAGCCACctcccatccccccgccccccaccaattTCAACTTCTGCTATGACTGCAGCATCCCTGAACCTTGA
- the ELMO3 gene encoding engulfment and cell motility protein 3 isoform X1 translates to MAPPRNVVKIAVQMRDAIPQLIRLDQAKPLAAVLKEVCDAWSLVHSERYALQFADGHRKYITENNRTEIKNGSILCLSTAPDLEAERLLGGLQCGSRERRRETLQHLVLLAPDMTFAQEVISRDGLQRLGTIIEDGDDLGELLALALRAFLELMEHGMVSWETLSIPFVRKVVCYVNMNLMDASVQPLALRLLESVTLSSPALGQLVKSEVPLDRLLVHLQVMNQQLQTKAMALLTALLQGASSTERKHMLDYLWQRNLRQFIYKNIIHSAAPLGDEMAHHLYVLQALMLGLLEPRMRTPLDPYSQEQREQLQALRQAAFDPEGESLGTGLSADRRRSLCAREFRKLGFSNSNPAQDLERVPPGLLALDNMLYFSRHAPSAYSRFVLENSSREDKHECPFARSSIQLTVLLCELLRIGEPCSETAQDFSPMFFSQDQSFHELFCVSIQLLNKTWKEMRATQEDFDKVMQVVREQLARTLALKPSSLELFRTKVNALPYGEVLRLRQTERLHQEGTLAPPILELREKLKPELMGLIRQQRLLRLCEGTLFRKISSRRRQDKLWFCCLSPNHKVLQYGDVEEGSSPPTPESLPEQLPVADIKALLTGKDCPHVREKGSGKQNKDLYELAFSVSYDHGEEEAYLNFIAPSKREFHLWTDGLSALLGSPMGSEQTRLDLEQLLTMETKLRLLELENVPIPEQPPPIPPPPTNFNFCYDCSIPEP, encoded by the exons ATGGCGCCCCCGAGGAACGTGGTGAAGATCGCGGTCCAGATGCGTGACGCCATCCCGCAACTCATCCGGCTGGACCAG GCAAAGCCTCTGGCTGCTGTGCTGAAGGAGGTGTGCGACGC GTGGAGCTTGGTTCACTCTGAACGCTATGCCCTGCAGTTTGCTGATGGACATAGGAAATACATCACTGAGAAC AACCGTACAGAGATCAAGAATGGCAGCATCCTGTGCCTCAGCACTGCCCCA gaCCTTGAGGCTGAGCGACTGTTGGGTGGGCTGCAGTGTGGGAGCCGTGAAAGGCGCCGGGAAACTCTGCAGCACCTCGTCTTGCTGGCCCCAGACATGACCTTTGCCCAGGAGGTCATCAGCCGTGATGGGCTTCAGAGACTAGGCACCATCATTGAGGATGGAGATGA CTTAGGGGAATTGCTGGCCCTTGCACTGAGGGCCTTCTTGGAGCTCATGGAACATGGCATGGTGTCTTGGGAGACGCTCAGCATCCCTTTTGTTAGGAAG GTGGTATGCTATGTGAACATGAACTTGATGGATGCATCTGTGCAGCCCCTGGCTCTCAGGCTGTTGGAGAGTGTGACTTtgagcagccctgccctgggacAGCTGGTCAAAAGTGAGGTGCCACTGGATAGGCTGTTGGTACACCTACAGGT GATGAACCAGCAGCTACAAACCAAGGCTATGGCCTTGCTGACAGCCTTGCTGCAGGGGGCCAGCTCTACTGAACGCAAG CACATGCTTGACTACCTGTGGCAGAGAAACCTTCGCCAGTTCATCTATAAG AACATCATCCACAGTGCAGCACCACTGGGCGATGAGATGGCTCATCATTTGTACGTACTGCAGGCCCTTATGTTGGGGCTGCTGGAGCCACGTATGCGGACACCACTGGACCCCTACAGCCAG GAACAGCGGGAGCAGCTGCAGGCCCTGCGCCAGGCTGCCTTTGATCCTGAAGGGGAGTCTTTGGGCACCGGGCTGAGTGCTGACCGTCGCCGTTCCCTCTGTGCCCGCGAGTTTCGAAAACTGGGCTTCTCC AACAGCAACCCTGCACAGGATCTAGAGCGAGTGCCCCCCGGCCTGTTGGCCCTGGACAACATGCTTTACTTCTCCAGACATGCACCTAGTGCTTACAGCCGG TTTGTGTTGGAGAACAGCAGCCGTGAGGACAAGCATGAGTGCCCCTTTGCCCGGAGCAGCATCCAGCTGACTGTGCTGCTGTGTGAGCTGCTCCGCATTGGGGAGCCCT gctccgaaACAGCCCAGGATTTTTCACCCATGTTCTTCAGCCAAGACCAGAGTTTCCATGAGCTCTTCTGTGTGAGCATCCAGCTGCTTAATAAGACCTGGAAGGAGATGCGGGCCACCCAGGAGGACTTTGACAAG GTCATGCAAGTGGTGCGGGAGCAGCTGGCCCGCACGCTGGCCTTGAAGCCCAGCTCCCTGGAGCTTTTCCGAACCAAGGTGAACGCGCTCCCCTACGGGGAGGTCCTGCggctgagacagacagagcggcTGCATCAGGAGGGCACACTGGCCCCTCCCATACT gGAGCTGCGGGAGAAGCTGAAGCCGGAACTCATGGGCCTGATCCGCCAGCAGCGTTTGCTCCGCCTCTGTGAGGGGACACTCTTCCGCAAGATCAGCAGCCGGCGACGCCAGG ACAAGTTGTGGTTCTGCTGCCTGTCCCCTAACCACAAGGTGCTGCAGTATGGGGACGTGGAGGAGGGTTCCAGCCCACCCACCCCTGAGAGCCTACCTGAGCAGC TCCCTGTGGCTGATATCAAGGCACTGCTAACAGGCAAAGACTGCCCCCACGTCCGGGAGAAAGGCTCAGGGAAGCAGAACAAG GATCTCTATGAGTTAGCCTTCTCAGTCAGCTATGAccatggggaggaggaggcataCCTCAACTTCATCGCCCCATCCAAACGGGAG TTCCACCTGTGGACAGATGGGCTGAGCGCCCTGCTGGGAAGTCCCATGGGTAGTGAGCAGACTCGGCTGGACCTGGAACAGCTGTTGACGATGGAGACCAAGCTGCGGTTGTTGGAGCTGGAGAATGTGCCCATTCCTGAGCAGCCACctcccatccccccgccccccaccaattTCAACTTCTGCTATGACTGCAGCATCCCTGAACCTTGA
- the ELMO3 gene encoding engulfment and cell motility protein 3 isoform X2 yields MAPPRNVVKIAVQMRDAIPQLIRLDQAKPLAAVLKEVCDAWSLVHSERYALQFADGHRKYITENDLEAERLLGGLQCGSRERRRETLQHLVLLAPDMTFAQEVISRDGLQRLGTIIEDGDDLGELLALALRAFLELMEHGMVSWETLSIPFVRKVVCYVNMNLMDASVQPLALRLLESVTLSSPALGQLVKSEVPLDRLLVHLQVMNQQLQTKAMALLTALLQGASSTERKHMLDYLWQRNLRQFIYKNIIHSAAPLGDEMAHHLYVLQALMLGLLEPRMRTPLDPYSQEQREQLQALRQAAFDPEGESLGTGLSADRRRSLCAREFRKLGFSNSNPAQDLERVPPGLLALDNMLYFSRHAPSAYSRFVLENSSREDKHECPFARSSIQLTVLLCELLRIGEPCSETAQDFSPMFFSQDQSFHELFCVSIQLLNKTWKEMRATQEDFDKVMQVVREQLARTLALKPSSLELFRTKVNALPYGEVLRLRQTERLHQEGTLAPPILELREKLKPELMGLIRQQRLLRLCEGTLFRKISSRRRQDKLWFCCLSPNHKVLQYGDVEEGSSPPTPESLPEQLPVADIKALLTGKDCPHVREKGSGKQNKDLYELAFSVSYDHGEEEAYLNFIAPSKREFHLWTDGLSALLGSPMGSEQTRLDLEQLLTMETKLRLLELENVPIPEQPPPIPPPPTNFNFCYDCSIPEP; encoded by the exons ATGGCGCCCCCGAGGAACGTGGTGAAGATCGCGGTCCAGATGCGTGACGCCATCCCGCAACTCATCCGGCTGGACCAG GCAAAGCCTCTGGCTGCTGTGCTGAAGGAGGTGTGCGACGC GTGGAGCTTGGTTCACTCTGAACGCTATGCCCTGCAGTTTGCTGATGGACATAGGAAATACATCACTGAGAAC gaCCTTGAGGCTGAGCGACTGTTGGGTGGGCTGCAGTGTGGGAGCCGTGAAAGGCGCCGGGAAACTCTGCAGCACCTCGTCTTGCTGGCCCCAGACATGACCTTTGCCCAGGAGGTCATCAGCCGTGATGGGCTTCAGAGACTAGGCACCATCATTGAGGATGGAGATGA CTTAGGGGAATTGCTGGCCCTTGCACTGAGGGCCTTCTTGGAGCTCATGGAACATGGCATGGTGTCTTGGGAGACGCTCAGCATCCCTTTTGTTAGGAAG GTGGTATGCTATGTGAACATGAACTTGATGGATGCATCTGTGCAGCCCCTGGCTCTCAGGCTGTTGGAGAGTGTGACTTtgagcagccctgccctgggacAGCTGGTCAAAAGTGAGGTGCCACTGGATAGGCTGTTGGTACACCTACAGGT GATGAACCAGCAGCTACAAACCAAGGCTATGGCCTTGCTGACAGCCTTGCTGCAGGGGGCCAGCTCTACTGAACGCAAG CACATGCTTGACTACCTGTGGCAGAGAAACCTTCGCCAGTTCATCTATAAG AACATCATCCACAGTGCAGCACCACTGGGCGATGAGATGGCTCATCATTTGTACGTACTGCAGGCCCTTATGTTGGGGCTGCTGGAGCCACGTATGCGGACACCACTGGACCCCTACAGCCAG GAACAGCGGGAGCAGCTGCAGGCCCTGCGCCAGGCTGCCTTTGATCCTGAAGGGGAGTCTTTGGGCACCGGGCTGAGTGCTGACCGTCGCCGTTCCCTCTGTGCCCGCGAGTTTCGAAAACTGGGCTTCTCC AACAGCAACCCTGCACAGGATCTAGAGCGAGTGCCCCCCGGCCTGTTGGCCCTGGACAACATGCTTTACTTCTCCAGACATGCACCTAGTGCTTACAGCCGG TTTGTGTTGGAGAACAGCAGCCGTGAGGACAAGCATGAGTGCCCCTTTGCCCGGAGCAGCATCCAGCTGACTGTGCTGCTGTGTGAGCTGCTCCGCATTGGGGAGCCCT gctccgaaACAGCCCAGGATTTTTCACCCATGTTCTTCAGCCAAGACCAGAGTTTCCATGAGCTCTTCTGTGTGAGCATCCAGCTGCTTAATAAGACCTGGAAGGAGATGCGGGCCACCCAGGAGGACTTTGACAAG GTCATGCAAGTGGTGCGGGAGCAGCTGGCCCGCACGCTGGCCTTGAAGCCCAGCTCCCTGGAGCTTTTCCGAACCAAGGTGAACGCGCTCCCCTACGGGGAGGTCCTGCggctgagacagacagagcggcTGCATCAGGAGGGCACACTGGCCCCTCCCATACT gGAGCTGCGGGAGAAGCTGAAGCCGGAACTCATGGGCCTGATCCGCCAGCAGCGTTTGCTCCGCCTCTGTGAGGGGACACTCTTCCGCAAGATCAGCAGCCGGCGACGCCAGG ACAAGTTGTGGTTCTGCTGCCTGTCCCCTAACCACAAGGTGCTGCAGTATGGGGACGTGGAGGAGGGTTCCAGCCCACCCACCCCTGAGAGCCTACCTGAGCAGC TCCCTGTGGCTGATATCAAGGCACTGCTAACAGGCAAAGACTGCCCCCACGTCCGGGAGAAAGGCTCAGGGAAGCAGAACAAG GATCTCTATGAGTTAGCCTTCTCAGTCAGCTATGAccatggggaggaggaggcataCCTCAACTTCATCGCCCCATCCAAACGGGAG TTCCACCTGTGGACAGATGGGCTGAGCGCCCTGCTGGGAAGTCCCATGGGTAGTGAGCAGACTCGGCTGGACCTGGAACAGCTGTTGACGATGGAGACCAAGCTGCGGTTGTTGGAGCTGGAGAATGTGCCCATTCCTGAGCAGCCACctcccatccccccgccccccaccaattTCAACTTCTGCTATGACTGCAGCATCCCTGAACCTTGA
- the ELMO3 gene encoding engulfment and cell motility protein 3 isoform X4 — protein sequence MAPPRNVVKIAVQMRDAIPQLIRLDQAKPLAAVLKEVCDAWSLVHSERYALQFADGHRKYITENNRTEIKNGSILCLSTAPDLEAERLLGGLQCGSRERRRETLQHLVLLAPDMTFAQEVISRDGLQRLGTIIEDGDDLGELLALALRAFLELMEHGMVSWETLSIPFVRKVVCYVNMNLMDASVQPLALRLLESVTLSSPALGQLVKSEVPLDRLLVHLQVMNQQLQTKAMALLTALLQGASSTERKHMLDYLWQRNLRQFIYKNIIHSAAPLGDEMAHHLYVLQALMLGLLEPRMRTPLDPYSQNSNPAQDLERVPPGLLALDNMLYFSRHAPSAYSRFVLENSSREDKHECPFARSSIQLTVLLCELLRIGEPCSETAQDFSPMFFSQDQSFHELFCVSIQLLNKTWKEMRATQEDFDKVMQVVREQLARTLALKPSSLELFRTKVNALPYGEVLRLRQTERLHQEGTLAPPILELREKLKPELMGLIRQQRLLRLCEGTLFRKISSRRRQDKLWFCCLSPNHKVLQYGDVEEGSSPPTPESLPEQLPVADIKALLTGKDCPHVREKGSGKQNKDLYELAFSVSYDHGEEEAYLNFIAPSKREFHLWTDGLSALLGSPMGSEQTRLDLEQLLTMETKLRLLELENVPIPEQPPPIPPPPTNFNFCYDCSIPEP from the exons ATGGCGCCCCCGAGGAACGTGGTGAAGATCGCGGTCCAGATGCGTGACGCCATCCCGCAACTCATCCGGCTGGACCAG GCAAAGCCTCTGGCTGCTGTGCTGAAGGAGGTGTGCGACGC GTGGAGCTTGGTTCACTCTGAACGCTATGCCCTGCAGTTTGCTGATGGACATAGGAAATACATCACTGAGAAC AACCGTACAGAGATCAAGAATGGCAGCATCCTGTGCCTCAGCACTGCCCCA gaCCTTGAGGCTGAGCGACTGTTGGGTGGGCTGCAGTGTGGGAGCCGTGAAAGGCGCCGGGAAACTCTGCAGCACCTCGTCTTGCTGGCCCCAGACATGACCTTTGCCCAGGAGGTCATCAGCCGTGATGGGCTTCAGAGACTAGGCACCATCATTGAGGATGGAGATGA CTTAGGGGAATTGCTGGCCCTTGCACTGAGGGCCTTCTTGGAGCTCATGGAACATGGCATGGTGTCTTGGGAGACGCTCAGCATCCCTTTTGTTAGGAAG GTGGTATGCTATGTGAACATGAACTTGATGGATGCATCTGTGCAGCCCCTGGCTCTCAGGCTGTTGGAGAGTGTGACTTtgagcagccctgccctgggacAGCTGGTCAAAAGTGAGGTGCCACTGGATAGGCTGTTGGTACACCTACAGGT GATGAACCAGCAGCTACAAACCAAGGCTATGGCCTTGCTGACAGCCTTGCTGCAGGGGGCCAGCTCTACTGAACGCAAG CACATGCTTGACTACCTGTGGCAGAGAAACCTTCGCCAGTTCATCTATAAG AACATCATCCACAGTGCAGCACCACTGGGCGATGAGATGGCTCATCATTTGTACGTACTGCAGGCCCTTATGTTGGGGCTGCTGGAGCCACGTATGCGGACACCACTGGACCCCTACAGCCAG AACAGCAACCCTGCACAGGATCTAGAGCGAGTGCCCCCCGGCCTGTTGGCCCTGGACAACATGCTTTACTTCTCCAGACATGCACCTAGTGCTTACAGCCGG TTTGTGTTGGAGAACAGCAGCCGTGAGGACAAGCATGAGTGCCCCTTTGCCCGGAGCAGCATCCAGCTGACTGTGCTGCTGTGTGAGCTGCTCCGCATTGGGGAGCCCT gctccgaaACAGCCCAGGATTTTTCACCCATGTTCTTCAGCCAAGACCAGAGTTTCCATGAGCTCTTCTGTGTGAGCATCCAGCTGCTTAATAAGACCTGGAAGGAGATGCGGGCCACCCAGGAGGACTTTGACAAG GTCATGCAAGTGGTGCGGGAGCAGCTGGCCCGCACGCTGGCCTTGAAGCCCAGCTCCCTGGAGCTTTTCCGAACCAAGGTGAACGCGCTCCCCTACGGGGAGGTCCTGCggctgagacagacagagcggcTGCATCAGGAGGGCACACTGGCCCCTCCCATACT gGAGCTGCGGGAGAAGCTGAAGCCGGAACTCATGGGCCTGATCCGCCAGCAGCGTTTGCTCCGCCTCTGTGAGGGGACACTCTTCCGCAAGATCAGCAGCCGGCGACGCCAGG ACAAGTTGTGGTTCTGCTGCCTGTCCCCTAACCACAAGGTGCTGCAGTATGGGGACGTGGAGGAGGGTTCCAGCCCACCCACCCCTGAGAGCCTACCTGAGCAGC TCCCTGTGGCTGATATCAAGGCACTGCTAACAGGCAAAGACTGCCCCCACGTCCGGGAGAAAGGCTCAGGGAAGCAGAACAAG GATCTCTATGAGTTAGCCTTCTCAGTCAGCTATGAccatggggaggaggaggcataCCTCAACTTCATCGCCCCATCCAAACGGGAG TTCCACCTGTGGACAGATGGGCTGAGCGCCCTGCTGGGAAGTCCCATGGGTAGTGAGCAGACTCGGCTGGACCTGGAACAGCTGTTGACGATGGAGACCAAGCTGCGGTTGTTGGAGCTGGAGAATGTGCCCATTCCTGAGCAGCCACctcccatccccccgccccccaccaattTCAACTTCTGCTATGACTGCAGCATCCCTGAACCTTGA